The genomic segment TAAGCCTGGGCAGTGTGAACTATGTCCTGAGCAATCTCATTGATGCCGGACTTATCAGGGCAAAGAGATTCAAGAACTCAAAGAACAAGATAGCCTATATGTACATACTGACCCCTGCAGGCATAAAAAGTAAGGTGCAGCTCAGCCGTGATTTCCTGAAGAGGAAACTGGATGAGTATGAGATGTTAAAGATGGAAATAGAGGAATTGAAGAGGGATCTTGAATAACATCAGACATCTTATGTTGCTGAAGAAGTAAAGTTCGCAGATTTGAAGTCGAAACCCTCGGCTTCAATACGGAGTTTTATTTGGGGTAATTTGATTGAAGGTTGTAGAATATGTTACACCATTAGGTCGTGATGGAAGACGTAGAACTCGACATGTCAGAGTAAAAAGTAATATGAATTGAATTCATAGTGCAGTATGAACTCAAAATAAAGGATGAGTGGTATCCGGTAGTCAGATATGATACGTCGCATGGATTTGCTCACAAAGATATAGTGCCTTATAAAGGTGAAACTCAAAAGGAGACACTTCCTTTTAATGATTATAATCTTGCATTAACCTTTGTAGAGAAAGATTTGAGAGACAACTGGCAAGAATATAGAGAGAAGTATTTAAAGGAGGTAGAGAAAAATGACTGAACAGGAAATATTTTCAAAAAACTTGATTCTAAGTACAGAGTTTGACAGATATATTTTGGAACACCCTGAAATTGCAGAAAAGATTCCATTAAATGCGCAGATTGTATTATTGCCTGAAGATGACCCGGAACTATGCAGGATAAATATAGAATTGGCAGAGCAGCAAAAAGAAGAAGAACAGCAGGTAGTTTATGTTCATATAGGATCACTCTCACCCCGCGTCTCCAGACTAAAAAAAGTCAGCTTGGAAGTCAAGGTGGCATGATACATGAAAACCCCATTGACATATTCCCCCGACATCCGTATATTGGTTCAGCATTTGAACTCATCATCCAGGATACCTCATCATTTGCTTTATCACAAAACAATGCACATTAATCAGGACAGCAAGGATACCCATGCCGTTTAATAGCGGCAGCCTGCCCATGTTTTACTTATAGCTCTGCCTTACCGGCTTTTTCTTAACGACTCTTTGCTCGACACTCATTGCTTCTTATAATGAACGGCCATCACCTGAAACTCCTTAAAGAACTTTCAAAGGATAACAAGCTTTCCCAGCGTGAGTTATCGCAAAAACTCGGCGTAAGCTTGGGCAGTGTGAACTATGTCCTGAGCAATCTCATTGATGCCGGACTGGTCAGGGCAAAGAGATTCAAGAACTCAAAAAACAAGGCAGCCTATATGTATATCCTTACCCCTGCAGGTATAAAAAGCAGGGTGCAGCTCAGCCGTGATTTCCTGAAGAGGAAACTGGATGAATATGAGATGTTAAAGATGGAGATAGAGGAGTTGAAGAAGGAGGTTGGACTTGATCACAGCCTGCACGATTGAAGTAACAGGAAGAATGACGGCTTCATAAAAATCTATTGTCAAGATGAAGTATATATCTGAAGCCAGATGCTAAAAAGTGGACACCAAAGTAATGTATAATACAAAAAGAGGTGTCTGATAATGCGATTTCAAAAGACACCTTTATATCAATTCCTACCCCATCCAATATAGTATATAACACAGAATAGTTTCAGTAATATAGAAGCCTTAGAAAGCTTGCTTGGCTTAATTGTAATGGTTCTAAAATGGGACAAATGATATAACTTAATAATCTCTCAGGGAGTAAATATGATGAATGGCAAATCGATTCTTGTTACAGGCGGCACCGGTTCCTTCGGAAAAAAATTTATTGAAACAATATTGTTAAAGTATCCAGAAATCACTCGACTCGTTGTTTATTCACGCGACGAGCTTAAGCAATTTGAGATGTCTCAAGAGTTTTCTGAAAGCAAATATCCACAGATCCGATATTTCATAGGTGATGTTAGGGATAGCTCCCGTTTGCTCAGGGCTTTTGAGGGGATTGATATAGTTGTTCACGCCGCTGCTCTCAAGCAGGTTCCGGCTTGTGAGTACAATCCGATGGAGGCAATCAAGACCAATATATTTGGCGCGCAAAATGTTATTGAGGCAGCAATAGCGACTGGTGTAAAACGTGTCGTGGCTCTCAGTACAGACAAGGCTGCCGCTCCAATCAATCTCTACGGAGCAACGAAACTATGTTCGGACAAATTGTTTGTTGCCGCAAATCTATTTAGGGGTAAAAGGGATTTACTGTTTTCAGTTGTACGGTATGGAAATGTGAAAGGAAGCCGGGGGAGTGTCATCCCCTTTTTTCTACAAAAGAGAGCGGAGGGAGTACTTCCGATTACTGATGAGCGGATGACACGGTTCAGTATCACTCTGGAACATGGTATAGACCTTGTTTTGTATGCACTCAATAATATGTGGGGTGGCGAAATATTTGTACCCAAAATACCAAGCTATCGAATCCTTGATGTAGCAGAGGCTGTGGCGCCTGGATGCAGGAAGCAAATCGTCGGTATTCGGCCGGGTGAAAAGTTACATGAGGAAATGATCACTGAAACAGAC from the Nitrospirota bacterium genome contains:
- a CDS encoding MarR family EPS-associated transcriptional regulator, which encodes MNGHHLKLLNELSKDNKLSQRELSQKLGVSLGSVNYVLSNLIDAGLIRAKRFKNSKNKIAYMYILTPAGIKSKVQLSRDFLKRKLDEYEMLKMEIEELKRDLE
- a CDS encoding MarR family EPS-associated transcriptional regulator, with amino-acid sequence MNGHHLKLLKELSKDNKLSQRELSQKLGVSLGSVNYVLSNLIDAGLVRAKRFKNSKNKAAYMYILTPAGIKSRVQLSRDFLKRKLDEYEMLKMEIEELKKEVGLDHSLHD
- the pseB gene encoding UDP-N-acetylglucosamine 4,6-dehydratase (inverting) — encoded protein: MMNGKSILVTGGTGSFGKKFIETILLKYPEITRLVVYSRDELKQFEMSQEFSESKYPQIRYFIGDVRDSSRLLRAFEGIDIVVHAAALKQVPACEYNPMEAIKTNIFGAQNVIEAAIATGVKRVVALSTDKAAAPINLYGATKLCSDKLFVAANLFRGKRDLLFSVVRYGNVKGSRGSVIPFFLQKRAEGVLPITDERMTRFSITLEHGIDLVLYALNNMWGGEIFVPKIPSYRILDVAEAVAPGCRKQIVGIRPGEKLHEEMITETDALNTLEFKDYYVILPSAPIWNVQEFIKAFGGKCCPSGFKYSSGTNTDWLTVEDIRILIKLHVDPNFIF